The proteins below are encoded in one region of Streptomyces cyanogenus:
- a CDS encoding ABC transporter ATP-binding protein yields MTTMKTTPDNSGDVRLAGISKTYGAFTAVHPLDLTVPQGSFFALLGASGCGKTTTLRMIAGLEEPSSGTVCLGDQDVTHLPPYKRPVNTVFQSYALFPHLDIFENVAFGLRRRGLKSVKKQVEEMLELVQLGEQARKKPHQLSGGQQQRVAVARALINHPKVLLLDEPLGALDLKLRRQMQLELKRIQTEVGITFVHVTHDQEEAMTMADTVAVMNAGRVEQLGSPADLYENPQSTFVANFLGTSNLIEAEVDTKNGDDIVLRAGDGKLVLPQARCSAATTAGGKVLVGIRPEKISLTHADDAGDVPEGRNRLTGRIADASFIGVSTQYVIDSPVCDELAVYVQNVERDGRLVPGAEVVLHWSPAHTFGLDATQDIDAGTEEEVAA; encoded by the coding sequence GTGACGACGATGAAGACGACACCGGACAACAGCGGCGACGTCCGCCTCGCCGGCATCTCCAAGACCTACGGCGCCTTCACCGCCGTACACCCGCTGGACCTGACCGTGCCCCAGGGCTCCTTCTTCGCCCTGCTCGGCGCCTCCGGCTGCGGCAAGACCACCACCCTGCGCATGATCGCCGGCCTGGAGGAACCTTCCTCCGGGACCGTGTGCCTCGGCGACCAGGACGTCACCCACCTGCCGCCGTACAAGCGGCCGGTCAACACGGTCTTCCAGTCCTACGCCCTCTTCCCGCACCTCGACATCTTCGAGAACGTCGCCTTCGGCCTGCGCCGGCGCGGCCTCAAGAGCGTGAAGAAGCAGGTCGAGGAGATGCTGGAGCTGGTCCAGCTGGGCGAGCAGGCGCGCAAGAAGCCGCACCAGCTCTCCGGCGGCCAGCAGCAGCGCGTCGCCGTGGCCCGCGCCCTGATCAACCACCCGAAGGTGCTCCTGCTGGACGAGCCGCTCGGCGCCCTGGACCTGAAGCTGCGCCGCCAGATGCAGCTGGAGCTCAAGCGCATCCAGACCGAGGTCGGCATCACCTTCGTGCACGTCACGCACGACCAGGAGGAGGCCATGACCATGGCCGACACGGTCGCCGTGATGAACGCGGGCCGGGTCGAGCAGCTCGGCTCGCCGGCCGACCTGTACGAGAACCCGCAGAGTACCTTCGTCGCGAACTTCCTCGGCACCTCCAACCTCATCGAGGCCGAGGTCGACACGAAGAACGGCGACGACATCGTGCTCAGGGCGGGCGACGGCAAGCTGGTGCTGCCCCAGGCGCGATGTTCCGCCGCGACGACGGCCGGCGGCAAGGTGCTGGTCGGCATCCGCCCGGAGAAGATCTCCCTCACGCACGCCGACGACGCGGGGGACGTCCCGGAGGGCCGCAACCGCCTCACCGGCAGGATCGCCGACGCCAGCTTCATCGGCGTCTCCACTCAGTACGTCATCGACAGCCCGGTCTGTGACGAGCTGGCGGTGTACGTCCAGAACGTCGAGCGGGACGGCCGGCTCGTCCCCGGCGCCGAGGTCGTCCTGCACTGGAGCCCGGCCCACACCTTCGGCCTGGACGCGACCCAGGACATCGACGCGGGCACCGAGGAAGAGGTCGCCGCCTGA